In one Spirosoma rigui genomic region, the following are encoded:
- a CDS encoding DEAD/DEAH box helicase — MAERITYGKTWWGQQWLNALNNIDMANRLPRGKTYANKGAVQGLKIDGNQISASIKGAAPRPYRSKLSVPLFAKEDNALLLAEIQENPAILAQLLNRQLPSELTDFAQQQGIELFPRTYDDLTMGCSCPDNALPCKHLAAVVYVIANEIDRNPFLVFQLKGLDILAELEKLKADSPGRGIEAVLSFRELCTEDIPDEDEDWKPDDTVRAGLDFATIPTLTDQLLDLLAPEVTFAKSDFHKSLAKAYRLFSKAESARPIPVQTDDEHDASDVPDPSDSIEIQIDELMKLRKINIFSEHGEPRPLKDFSLTDLTGWLDTLTEADWPEMSDSVRALYLTQQFTAVLLRRGAVVPQLLRVGPTEEQYRVRWLPATLNETVRNLTSQLTSQLSPTLLTVRWQKDILALPNEQQVLMLCSLLMRRTIKQSTIELWERWPLEDADRLFFGIETIRFEGFGKRDIPLAMQLWLNDFFLSHKRFVPIMMVEDNELGDEFRLSLLIRDREADDTASPVPLPELLTEKRHATIRMAVLQDLLVLSRHFPDLAKLTQKDGPAYLFYKPQDFVNVLLDTLPRMQLLGISLLLPRSLRHWVRPQVGGRLKAKVTDKTAFMRLDDMLTFDWQIALGDEMVNVRDFQKLVNNSSGLIKIKDQYVLLDPTELTKLYKQLESPPELTGPELLRAALTEEYRGGRLGISADVRGLIKKFIDSPEQPLPTTLKATLRPYQHRGYDWLVKNTELGMGSLLADDMGLGKTLQIIALLLKFKQEGRFKKQKGLVVLPTTLLTNWQKEIARFAPELQARVYHGSSRKLPASADTYDLLLTTYGVVRSDLDTLKKMTWAVVIIDEAQNIKNADTEQTKAVKALKSSIRIALSGTPVENRLSEFWSIMDFVNKGYLGGMSKFNEEFGKPIQQERDHQKLDQFRRVTSPFLLRRVKTDKTIISDLPDKIENNQFCALTPEQAALYQNVVQESLRAIEDKDGIARRGLVLKLMTALKQIGNHPHQYLKKGNAAPSLSGKATLLLNLLETIYANHEKVLIFTQYKEMGELLQQFIQQAFGQQPLFLHGGTSRADRDEMVEQFQRNRSDHTFILSLKAGGTGLNLTQANHVIHYDLWWNPAVESQATDRAFRIGQTKNVLVYRLMNQGTLEEKIDAMIRSKRELADLSVKTGETWLGDLSDEELTELVSLG; from the coding sequence ATGGCGGAACGTATCACCTACGGCAAAACGTGGTGGGGACAACAGTGGCTCAATGCGCTGAACAACATTGATATGGCAAACCGCCTGCCGCGCGGGAAAACCTATGCCAACAAAGGAGCCGTTCAGGGACTAAAGATCGATGGGAACCAGATCAGCGCTTCCATCAAAGGCGCTGCCCCCCGACCCTATCGCTCCAAACTGTCGGTACCCCTGTTTGCCAAGGAAGATAACGCATTGCTGCTCGCCGAAATTCAGGAAAATCCCGCCATCCTGGCTCAGCTACTGAACCGGCAGTTGCCCAGCGAATTAACCGATTTTGCGCAGCAGCAAGGTATCGAGCTTTTTCCGCGCACATACGATGATTTGACCATGGGCTGCTCCTGCCCCGACAACGCCCTTCCCTGCAAACACCTGGCGGCAGTCGTGTACGTTATTGCCAACGAAATTGACCGTAACCCTTTTCTGGTTTTTCAGCTGAAGGGGTTGGATATTCTGGCTGAACTGGAAAAACTCAAGGCCGACTCCCCCGGCCGGGGCATTGAAGCGGTACTCTCTTTCAGAGAGCTGTGCACCGAAGACATCCCCGATGAAGATGAAGACTGGAAACCCGACGATACCGTACGCGCCGGCCTGGACTTTGCCACCATCCCTACCCTTACCGACCAGCTGCTCGATCTGCTGGCACCGGAGGTAACCTTTGCCAAGAGTGATTTTCACAAATCATTAGCCAAAGCCTATAGGCTGTTCAGTAAAGCCGAGTCGGCACGCCCTATCCCGGTCCAGACCGATGACGAGCACGACGCCAGCGACGTACCTGACCCCAGCGACAGTATCGAGATTCAGATCGATGAACTGATGAAGCTGCGGAAGATCAATATATTCAGCGAACACGGCGAGCCCCGGCCACTCAAGGATTTTTCGCTGACCGACCTGACCGGCTGGCTCGATACACTCACCGAAGCCGACTGGCCCGAAATGAGCGACTCGGTCAGGGCGCTGTACCTGACGCAGCAGTTTACGGCCGTGCTCCTGCGCCGGGGGGCGGTAGTTCCCCAGCTACTACGGGTTGGGCCTACCGAAGAGCAATATCGGGTTCGCTGGTTACCGGCCACCCTCAACGAGACGGTGCGTAACCTGACCAGCCAGCTTACCTCACAGCTCTCACCTACCCTGCTCACCGTACGCTGGCAGAAAGATATTCTGGCCCTGCCCAACGAACAGCAGGTGCTTATGCTCTGCTCACTGCTGATGCGCCGTACCATCAAGCAGTCGACCATCGAACTATGGGAACGCTGGCCGCTCGAAGATGCCGACCGGCTGTTTTTTGGTATTGAAACAATACGGTTCGAAGGGTTCGGCAAGCGGGACATACCCCTTGCCATGCAGCTCTGGCTAAACGATTTCTTCCTGAGCCACAAGCGATTTGTGCCCATCATGATGGTGGAAGATAACGAATTGGGCGACGAGTTTCGGCTCAGTCTGCTCATCCGGGACCGCGAAGCCGACGATACGGCGTCTCCCGTTCCTCTACCGGAATTACTGACCGAGAAACGCCACGCCACCATTCGGATGGCCGTTCTGCAGGACTTGCTCGTTCTCTCGCGCCACTTCCCCGACCTGGCGAAGCTGACCCAGAAAGACGGTCCCGCTTACCTGTTCTACAAACCCCAGGATTTTGTGAACGTTCTGCTGGATACCCTGCCACGTATGCAGCTGCTGGGCATTAGCCTCCTCCTGCCCCGGTCGCTGCGGCACTGGGTTCGGCCGCAGGTGGGTGGCCGGCTGAAAGCCAAGGTGACGGACAAGACTGCGTTCATGCGGCTGGACGACATGCTCACCTTCGACTGGCAGATTGCGCTGGGCGACGAGATGGTGAACGTTCGGGATTTTCAGAAGCTGGTCAACAACTCGTCGGGTCTGATTAAAATAAAAGACCAGTACGTATTACTCGATCCTACGGAGTTGACCAAACTGTACAAACAACTCGAAAGTCCACCGGAGCTAACGGGTCCTGAACTACTCCGGGCGGCCCTGACGGAAGAGTACCGAGGAGGGCGGCTGGGAATTTCGGCGGATGTGCGTGGTCTCATCAAGAAGTTTATCGATAGTCCCGAGCAACCGCTACCTACTACGCTCAAAGCAACGCTTCGCCCCTACCAGCATCGTGGTTACGACTGGCTCGTCAAGAACACGGAACTGGGTATGGGCAGCCTGCTGGCCGATGATATGGGGTTGGGAAAGACCCTGCAAATCATTGCCCTACTGCTCAAATTCAAGCAGGAGGGTCGATTCAAAAAGCAAAAAGGGCTCGTCGTATTACCCACTACACTGCTCACCAACTGGCAGAAAGAAATTGCCCGTTTCGCGCCCGAATTGCAGGCCCGGGTGTACCACGGGTCGAGCCGGAAGCTACCCGCTTCGGCCGATACGTATGATCTGTTACTGACAACCTATGGTGTCGTTCGCTCGGACCTCGACACGCTAAAAAAAATGACCTGGGCGGTCGTCATCATCGACGAAGCGCAGAACATCAAAAATGCCGATACCGAGCAGACGAAGGCTGTCAAAGCCCTTAAATCGTCCATCCGAATCGCCCTCAGCGGCACACCCGTCGAAAACCGGCTGTCGGAATTCTGGAGCATTATGGACTTTGTTAACAAAGGCTACCTGGGCGGGATGAGCAAATTCAACGAAGAGTTTGGCAAACCCATTCAGCAGGAACGCGACCACCAGAAACTCGACCAATTCCGGCGCGTAACGAGCCCATTTCTGCTACGGCGCGTCAAGACGGACAAAACTATTATCAGCGACCTGCCCGACAAGATCGAGAATAACCAGTTCTGTGCCCTCACGCCCGAACAGGCCGCCCTGTACCAGAACGTAGTACAGGAAAGTTTACGCGCCATAGAAGACAAAGACGGCATTGCCAGGCGTGGACTGGTGCTTAAGCTGATGACAGCGCTCAAGCAGATCGGGAACCACCCGCATCAGTACCTGAAGAAGGGAAACGCGGCACCATCCCTTTCCGGCAAGGCTACCCTGCTGCTCAACCTGCTCGAAACGATCTATGCCAACCACGAAAAAGTGTTGATCTTCACGCAGTACAAAGAGATGGGTGAACTGTTGCAACAGTTCATTCAGCAGGCGTTTGGGCAGCAGCCGTTGTTTTTGCATGGGGGTACCTCCCGCGCCGACCGCGACGAGATGGTTGAGCAATTCCAGCGCAACCGCTCCGACCACACGTTCATCCTGTCGCTCAAAGCGGGCGGTACGGGTCTGAACCTGACCCAGGCCAACCACGTCATTCACTACGACCTGTGGTGGAATCCTGCCGTGGAAAGCCAGGCCACTGACCGGGCTTTCCGGATTGGTCAGACAAAGAACGTATTGGTCTACCGCCTGATGAATCAGGGAACGCTGGAAGAGAAGATCGACGCCATGATTCGCTCCAAACGCGAGCTTGCCGACCTCAGCGTCAAAACCGGCGAAACCTGGCTCGGCGATCTCAGCGATGAAGAACTAACCGAACTGGTGAGTTTGGGATAG